In the genome of Rhodospirillales bacterium, the window CAGGTTGCGCCGGCGCATCTCGATGGGATCGAGGCCAAGGTCCAGCGCCGCTTCGTCGAGAACTGATTCGAAGGCGTAGCGGACGTTGACGGTGCCGTGACCGCGCATCGCCCCGCACGGCGGGGTGTTGGTGTAAACCCGGTAGCCGTCGTAGCGCACCGCCGGGATGTCGTAGATGGCGTTCAGCAGGGAGCCGGCGTAAAGGATGGTGACGATGCCGTAACCGCCGTAGGCGCCGCCGTCCTGCACCGTCTCACAGGCGCAGGCGGTGATGCGGCCGTCGCGGGTAACGCCGAGCTTGATCGTGACATCGGTGCGCGGCCGGCCGCGATGGGTGATCTGGGTTTCCTCGCGCGAGAGCTTGAGGCGCACGCGGCCGCGGGCCGCACGCGCGAGGAGGCAGGCAATGATCTCGAAATTGAGAGTCTCAGTGCGGTGCCCGAAGCCGCCGCCGATGAACGGCTTGACGACGCGGATGCGGGACGTGTCCATGCCGAGGCACTGGGCGACCTTGAGGTGCACGTAGTACGGCACCTGGGAGACGGTGTGCAGGGTCATGCGGTCACGCTCGGCGTCGTAGGCGGCGAGCGAGGCGTCCGGCTCCATCTGCACGTGGGTGACCTCGGCGCAGGTGTAGGTGCGCTCCAGGATCGTGTCCGCAGCGGCGAAGCCGGCATCCACGTCGCCGAACTGGTGGTGGACATCGCGCTCGAGGTTGCCCGGGCGGTTGCCGTGAAGGTCGACGGCGCCCGGCGCCCGCGCCGGCCTTGGCGTTGAATGCGGCGGGCAGTTCGTGCACGCGCGCATGCGGATCAGCGAGAGCGCGCGCTCCGCCGCAGCCTCGTCGATCGCGGCAACGGCAGCCACCGGATCGCCGCGGTAGCGCACCCGGCCCCGCGCCAGTGGGTATTCGTTCTGGGCGATCGGCAGAATCCCGAACGGCACATCGCAGTCGTCGCCGGTCAGCACCGCAACGACGCCGGGCACCGCCCGCGCCTCCGCCACGTCCACCTCGAGAAGGTCGGCGTGGCTGTAGGGGCTTCGGAGGATCCGCCCGACCAAAGCGTCGGCATGCGCGAAGTCTGCGGTGTATTCGGCGGCGCCGCTCACCTTCTCGACGCCGTCGATCAGCGGCACCCGCTCGCCGACCAGACGCGCCGGCCTGGTCGCGGTCAAACCTTCCGTCATGGGGTGTCCCCGGCGGCAGCGGCGGCGTGCACTGCCTCGATGATCTTGGTGTAGCCGGTGCAGCGGCAGATGTTGGCGCTGAGGCCGTCGCGGATCTCCGCGGTCGAAGGTGCGGGCGCGCGCCGCAGCAGCCCCTCGGCGGCCATGATCATCCCGGGCGTGCAGTAACCGCACTGGGAGCCGAGATACTCGTGGAACGCCCGTTGCAGGCGGGACAGACGCCCGTCGCGGGCCGCGCCCTCGATGGTCTCGATGCGATGACCGGCCGCACGATGCGCCATGGTGATGCAGGAGAGCCGCGGCTCATCGTCGATCAGCACCGTGCAGGCGCCGCATTCGCCGCCGTCGCAGCCCATCTTGGTGCCGGTCAGCCCGACCACCTCGCGAAGGTAGTCGATCAGCAGCACGTTGTCCGCGACTGCGTCCTCCCGCGCCCGCCCGTTGAGCGTTAGACGCAGCATCATCTTAGCCACCGGCGTCGCCTCCCCTCCTCCGCACTTCATCGGACGGGGGATTCGTTTGCCCCCCGAACATTAATTATATTATAGCATCGGACACTTCAACGCAACCGGAGTCGGCGCCGAGCGCGCGTGACCGGCTCGCTTCATGAACCGCCGCAGACGGAGGGAGGGGACGAGAGTGACCGGGTGTCACATCCGGGCGCCGGAGCGCGGACTCGCCGCGCTCAACCAGGGCGGGCGCGGTCCGAATTCATGGGTCGGGATTCGCCTGCGGCTATCCCGACCTGTGCTCCCGGAGTTCGAACAGATAGTGGTGAACAGGGTTGATGCCGTACTGCTGGACAACCGGGTCCGAGAATTTGGGTTCCGCGGCTTTCAGACGATAGCCATGCTGCTCGATGATGGGGGTGAAATCCTGCCCGTCCTTTGTTTTGAGGGCGTCGGTGTTCGGCACGATCATCAGATATTTGACGTTGTTCTTCGCAAGCAAGGACAGCCACCAGTCGATCGCCGGGAGCCTGCATTCCGAGAAACTGTGGACGTTGACCGCCACGTCCACGCGTGCAGCAGACACGGTGTCCTCGATCTCGTCGAGCGGAACGACCTTCGCCCTGTCGTCGAGCCTGCGATGCCGAAGGTAATGCTCGCAGACGAACGTGGAGACCGGCACGGCGTCGGTGCAGAGGTATCGGGAGATGTTGGGCAGGGCGCCGAGCATTCGATGTGCCAGCCGGCCGTATCCGGCCCCGATATCCAACACGGTCACGTCACGGCGGGACGAAATGCCAAGGTGCTTTTCGAGGAAATGGATTTCGACGATGGAGTCCAGAAGGTCGCGGGACACGCGCTTGTTGTCGATCTGAACGGTGTGGATGCCGAAGTCATCGTCTTCTTCGAGCTTGTCCAGTAAGCCGAGCGTGTCGATCGACCGGACGTAGTAGGTGGTTAGCGCGTAGACCATGATATTCATGCTCCACTTGCGCACCTGCCACACGTAGGCATTGTCACCCCGGAAATAGAGCATGTCTTCTGAACTGACGTGGTCGTCGGTCCACACCAGCGGAGTCGTCACCCGGTCGTCGAACGCGGCGTAGCGAGCCTGCAGTTCCCTGAGGCGCGCATTGTCGGGGACCCAGGTAGTCCGCCGCGCCTGCCGGTAGCTGCGCCGATCCGGACCGTCCGGCGGTCTGGTACGAGGCCTTCTGCCAGTCGTACAGCATCCGCTCGTCGACGATCACCTGGCCGAAGCGATGAAGCAAAGCGTTCAGAGTCGCGCGAGCCCGCGCTTTTAGCGCCCATGGATATCGTCTCCTGTCACCTTGCCACGAACAGCGGAGCTGTACAGGAAAGCTGACATATGGTTGCGATCAGGTTGCCCCCGGCTCGCACTGTTTTTCGGCTTCAGGGGTCAAGGCACAGGTGCGATTCGCTTGGCGCGCTGGGCATCGACGGTGGCGGCGCGCCCATCAGGAGGTCCTGGGCCTGCTGGTTCATCGGGAAGGCGATGACCTCGCGGATGTTCGGCTCGTCGGCGAGCAGCATCACGATGCGGTCGATGCCCGGGCGCCGAGCCGCCATGCGGCGGGCGCCGAACTGGAAGGCGTTGTAGAGGCCGCCGAAACGGCGCTCCACCTCGTCGGCGTCGTAGCCGGCGATCGCGAACGCCTTGACCATGATGTCCGGGCGGTGGTTGCGGATCGCGCCCGACGACAGCTCGACGCCGTTGCAGACGATGTCGTACTGGAACGCCTTGATCGCGAGCGGGTCCATCGTCTCCAGCGCCTCCATGCCGCCCTGCGGCATCGAGAACGGGTTGTGGCTGAACTCGATCAGGCCGGTGTCCTCGTTGAGCTCGTACATCGGGAAGTCGACGATCCAGCAGAACCGGAACGCCCCCTCCTCGAGCAGGCCCAGTTCCTCGCCGATCCGCTCCGCGCCAGGCCGGCGAACTTCGCCGCCTGCGTCTTGGCTGGCAGACGAAGAACACCGCATCGCCATCGCCGACCCCGGCCGCGCCCTCGGACGGGTCGATGCGCGCCGGCGTCGAGGTTCTTGGCGATCGGCCCCTTGGCGCCGCCCCTCGAACCAGATGTAGCCGAGCCCGCCTGCCTCGCCGCGCGCCCAGTCGTTGAGCTTGTCGAAAAGCTGCGCGGCTGCGGACCCTGCGCCCGGCGCCGGGATCGCGCGCACCACCCGCCCTTCTCGACGTTGCGCGCAAACAGCCCGAAGCCCGAGCCGCGAAAGCCTCGGTGACGTCGGCGATGACGAGCGGGTTGCGCAGGTCGGGCTTGTCCGGGCCGTAGCTGCGCATCGCCTCGATACGGGATGCGCGGGAACGGCTCCTCCGTCACCGTGCGGTCGCCGCCGAACTCCCGGAACACGCCTGCGAGGATCGGCTCCAGCGCGGCGAACACGTCCTCCTGGGTCGCGAACGCCATCTCGAAGTCGAGCTGGTAGAACTCGCCCGGCGAACGGTCCGCCCGAGCGTCCTCGTCGCGGAAGCACGGCGCGATCTGGAAATAGCGGTCGAAGCCGGACGCCATCAGGAGCTGCTTGAACTGCTGCGGCGCCTGCGGCAGGGCGTAGAACTGCCCCGCATGCTGGCGCGCTCGGCACCAGGTAGTCGCGCGCCCCTTCGGGCGACGACGCGGTCAGGATCGGCGTCTGGAACTCGATGAAGCCCTGCTCGATCATGCGCCGGCGGATCGAGGCGATGACCCCGCGCGGAGCATGATGTTGCGGTGCACCTTGTCGCGGCGGAGGTCGAGGTAGCGGTAGCGAAGCCGCATCTCCTCGCCGTATTCCGTGTCGCCGAACACCTGCAACGGCAGCACGTCGGCCGGCGACTCGATGTGGAACTCGTGAATGCGCACCTCCACCTCGCCCGTCGGCAGGCCGGGGTTGACGGTGTCGGCGGAGCGGCGCACCACCGGGCCGGTTATGGTGACGACGCTTTCGGGCCGCGCCCGCTCGGTCAGCGCGAACAGCGGACTGGAGACCTCGACCACGCACTGGGTCAATCCGTAATGGTCGCGGAGGTCGATGAACAGCAGGTTGCCGTGGTCGCGCTTGCGATGGATCCAGCCCGAGAGGCGGACGGTTTCGCCGGCGTCGGCGGGGCGCAGCGCGCCGCACGTGTGGGTGCGAAAGGGATGCATTGAGTTTCCTGATCCGGTTGCGGTGCATGCCGCGGCGCCCAAACCACACGGAAGCCTGCACAATGTCAAGCCGCCGCGTCTCGGCCGATCATCGGCGCATCGTCGTCGGGACTGAAAATCGGATGATCCGCCCGCCGTGGCCTGCTATGGGGTTGCGGAACCCTGTGGCGGAGAGGTCCGGCCATGACACCCGAGGCCGTGTTTCTCGATTTCGACGGCACGCTGGTCGAGTCGCTCGATCTGAAGGTCGCGGCCTTCCGCACGCTCTACGCGCCGTTCGGCCGCCAGATCGAGGACAAGGCGGCGGCCTACTATCGCGCCAACACCGGCATCTCCCGCTTCGTCCGCATTCGCCGCTGTCACCGCGACCTGCTCGGCGAGGACATCGCGGCGGATGAGTTGCAGCGGCTGAGCGACCGCTTCGGCCGGTTGGTCGAGGACAAGGTGGTGGCCTGCGACGCCGTTCCGGGCGCCCTCGCCTTTCTCGATCGCTACCGCGGCGTCCTGCCGCTGTTCATCGCCTCCGCGACGCCCCAAGCGGAGTTGGAGCGCATCGTCGAGCGGCGCGCCATGGCGGCCTGCTTCACCGACATCTTCGGCTCGCCGCCCGACAAGACCGCCATCCTCCACGACGTCATCGCGACTCACTGGTTCGATCCGGCGGCGGTGGTCATGATCGGCGACGGTCGCTCGGACTTCGACGCCGCGGCGGCCAACGGCGTCCGCTTCATCGGCCGGGTGCCGCCGGGGGAAACCGGCGTCTTCCCGCCCGGAACGACGACGGTCGCGGATCTTCGCGGCCTGGAGCTGTGAGCCTCTGGCGCCGTGGCCTCGGCGCCTCCAATACCCCCTGCAACGGCCACGCTTTGCGCAGCCGCCGTTTGACTGTATAGCGTTTGCCTGATGAGCCTGATTTCCGACACCGACGACCTCGCCGACTTCTGCGACAGCCTCGCCGGAAGCGCGTACATCACCGTCGACACCGAGTTCATGCGCGAGCGCACCTACTGGTCGCGCCTCTGCCTGGTGCAGGTGGCGAGCGCGAAGCAGGCCGTCGCCATCGATCCCCTCGCGGACGGCATCGACCTGGCGCCGCTGTTCGAGGTGCTCGCGGCGCCGGACGTTACCAAGGTGTTCCACGCCGCCCGTCAGGATCTGGAGATCTTCTATCAGCTGATGGGCAAGCTGCCGGCGCCGGTGTTCGACACCCAGGTCGCGGCGATGGTGTGCGGCTTCGGCGATCAGGTCGGCTACGAGACCCTGGTGGCGAAGCTCGCCAAGGCGCGGCTCGACAAGTCGTCGCGCTTCACCGATTGGTCGCTGCGCCCGTTGAGCCAGCGGCAGATCGACTACGCCCTCGGCGACGTAATCCACCTCCGGACCATATACGAGAAGCTCAAGCAACGCATGGGGTCCGACGGTCGCATCGCCTGGCTCGAGGAGGAGATGGCGGAACTGACCACCCCGGCGACGTACGAGATGGATCCGCGGGAGGCCTACAGGCGCATCAAGAGCCGGGGCGGCAGCCGCTTTCTCGCCGTGCTCCGTGAACTGGCGGCGTGGCGGGAGTTGAAGGCGAAGGAGCGCGACGTGCCCCGCGGCCGGGTGATGCGCGACGAGGCTTTGGCCGAGATCGCCCACCACGTGCCGACCACCAGCGAGGCGCTGTCGCGCACCCGCGGCCTGCCCCACGGCTTCGCCAACGGCGCCCAGGGCGCGGAGTTGCTGGAAGCCGTCGCCCGCGGCCTCGCCGTCCCCGACGAAGACTGCCCGCAACCGCTGGAGCGCCGGGACGCCGGCCGCGGCACGGCGGCGATCGCCGAGCTTCTCAAGGTGGTGCTGAAAATGAAGTGCGACGAGCACGACGTCGCGCAGA includes:
- the hcrA gene encoding 4-hydroxybenzoyl-CoA reductase subunit alpha, producing the protein MTEGLTATRPARLVGERVPLIDGVEKVSGAAEYTADFAHADALVGRILRSPYSHADLLEVDVAEARAVPGVVAVLTGDDCDVPFGILPIAQNEYPLARGRVRYRGDPVAAVAAIDEAAAERALSLIRMRACTNCPPHSTPRPARAPGAVDLHGNRPGNLERDVHHQFGDVDAGFAAADTILERTYTCAEVTHVQMEPDASLAAYDAERDRMTLHTVSQVPYYVHLKVAQCLGMDTSRIRVVKPFIGGGFGHRTETLNFEIIACLLARAARGRVRLKLSREETQITHRGRPRTDVTIKLGVTRDGRITACACETVQDGGAYGGYGIVTILYAGSLLNAIYDIPAVRYDGYRVYTNTPPCGAMRGHGTVNVRYAFESVLDEAALDLGLDPIEMRRRNLLTAPIRTINDLMVESYGLPECLDYVEEASGWRERRGHLPKGKGLGVACSHYVSGAAKPVHWTGEPHAVVNLKLDFDAGITILTGAADIGQGSSTILAQIVGDVLGLDLSRISVVANDSRITPKDNGSYSSRVTFMVGNAALQAANNLKGLLVAAAARKLEAEPGDIECLGEVYRVAGSQDRGLKFDEVVEEALVDTGTLTVKGTFTVPRDYQGGKYRGAAVGSSMAYSYAAAVAEVSVDEDTGLVTVDKVWAAHDCGYALNRLSVEGQVQGAVWMGLGQALSEETRYDNGLPMAANMLDYRVPTIVESPDIEVKIVESVDPNGPYGAKEASEGALASVIPAVANAVYNAIQLRMRETPMTPDRVMAAMERQERAQRRGRAGRAA
- the hcrC gene encoding 4-hydroxybenzoyl-CoA reductase subunit gamma; translated protein: MKCGGGEATPVAKMMLRLTLNGRAREDAVADNVLLIDYLREVVGLTGTKMGCDGGECGACTVLIDDEPRLSCITMAHRAAGHRIETIEGAARDGRLSRLQRAFHEYLGSQCGYCTPGMIMAAEGLLRRAPAPSTAEIRDGLSANICRCTGYTKIIEAVHAAAAAGDTP
- a CDS encoding putative sugar O-methyltransferase, producing the protein MTTPLVWTDDHVSSEDMLYFRGDNAYVWQVRKWSMNIMVYALTTYYVRSIDTLGLLDKLEEDDDFGIHTVQIDNKRVSRDLLDSIVEIHFLEKHLGISSRRDVTVLDIGAGYGRLAHRMLGALPNISRYLCTDAVPVSTFVCEHYLRHRRLDDRAKVVPLDEIEDTVSAARVDVAVNVHSFSECRLPAIDWWLSLLAKNNVKYLMIVPNTDALKTKDGQDFTPIIEQHGYRLKAAEPKFSDPVVQQYGINPVHHYLFELREHRSG
- a CDS encoding HAD family hydrolase — translated: MTPEAVFLDFDGTLVESLDLKVAAFRTLYAPFGRQIEDKAAAYYRANTGISRFVRIRRCHRDLLGEDIAADELQRLSDRFGRLVEDKVVACDAVPGALAFLDRYRGVLPLFIASATPQAELERIVERRAMAACFTDIFGSPPDKTAILHDVIATHWFDPAAVVMIGDGRSDFDAAAANGVRFIGRVPPGETGVFPPGTTTVADLRGLEL
- the rnd gene encoding ribonuclease D; protein product: MSLISDTDDLADFCDSLAGSAYITVDTEFMRERTYWSRLCLVQVASAKQAVAIDPLADGIDLAPLFEVLAAPDVTKVFHAARQDLEIFYQLMGKLPAPVFDTQVAAMVCGFGDQVGYETLVAKLAKARLDKSSRFTDWSLRPLSQRQIDYALGDVIHLRTIYEKLKQRMGSDGRIAWLEEEMAELTTPATYEMDPREAYRRIKSRGGSRFLAVLRELAAWRELKAKERDVPRGRVMRDEALAEIAHHVPTTSEALSRTRGLPHGFANGAQGAELLEAVARGLAVPDEDCPQPLERRDAGRGTAAIAELLKVVLKMKCDEHDVAQKLVASAADVEAIAALGGDAAVHALTGWRRTVFGDDALKVRDGRLAVTVDGRRLKLVDLQHANSGTN